In a single window of the Nocardioides massiliensis genome:
- a CDS encoding (2Fe-2S)-binding protein yields MDSEITLTVDGRSRTLTVDARTTLLDALRERLAIVAPKKGCDHGQCGTCTVLLDGRRHLTCLTLAVAVDGAEVVTADGLGGADGSGGEELHPVQEAFLEHDAFQCGYCTPGQVCSVVGLLDEAEAEGGVAELDDDTIRERMSGNLCRCGAYGGILAAIRQVQQSTQQSGQEVRA; encoded by the coding sequence ATGGATTCCGAGATCACCCTGACCGTCGACGGCCGGTCACGGACCCTCACCGTCGATGCCCGCACGACCCTGCTCGACGCGCTGCGCGAGCGGCTGGCCATCGTGGCGCCGAAGAAGGGCTGCGACCACGGGCAGTGCGGCACCTGCACGGTGCTGCTCGACGGCCGTCGCCACCTCACCTGCCTGACGCTCGCCGTGGCGGTGGACGGTGCCGAGGTTGTGACCGCCGACGGCCTGGGCGGAGCGGACGGTTCGGGTGGGGAGGAGCTGCACCCGGTGCAGGAGGCGTTCCTCGAGCACGATGCGTTCCAGTGCGGCTACTGCACCCCGGGCCAGGTCTGCTCGGTCGTCGGGCTGCTCGACGAGGCCGAGGCAGAAGGCGGGGTCGCGGAGCTCGACGACGACACGATCCGGGAGCGGATGAGCGGCAACCTCTGCCGGTGCGGGGCGTACGGCGGGATCCTCGCCGCGATCCGCCAGGTCCAGCAGTCGACCCAGCAGTCCGGGCAGGAGGTGCGCGCATGA
- a CDS encoding FAD binding domain-containing protein, translating to MRELAYHRATDAAEAVALVTANPSARFLAGGSNLVDHLKLGITEPELLVDVSRLPLDRVEDLPDGGLRIGANVRNSDLGAHPRVRTDYPVVAEAVLAGASPQIRHQATTGGNLLQRTRCVYFQDASTPCNKREPGSGCSAIGGYGRYNAVLGASPDCVTTHPSDLAVALAAVDARVVVLGTDGERRLPMSELHRLPGDEPQRDTTLAHGELITAVELPADPVVQVSGYHKARDRASFAFALVSVAACLDLDGDTVRDVRIAWGGVAHKPWRATRAEEALRGTRFSEDAARDAATLELEAAETDEETAYKVPMVRNATALVLGRLARATTEGAA from the coding sequence ATGAGGGAGCTCGCCTACCACCGGGCCACCGACGCGGCCGAGGCGGTCGCACTGGTCACCGCCAACCCGTCCGCCCGGTTCCTCGCCGGAGGCTCCAACCTGGTCGACCACCTGAAGCTGGGCATCACCGAGCCGGAGCTGCTCGTCGATGTCAGTCGGCTGCCGCTGGACCGCGTCGAGGACCTGCCGGACGGGGGCCTGCGGATCGGAGCGAACGTCCGCAACAGCGACCTCGGCGCCCACCCGCGGGTGCGCACCGACTACCCGGTCGTCGCCGAGGCCGTGCTGGCCGGCGCGTCACCGCAGATCCGGCACCAGGCGACCACGGGCGGCAACCTGCTGCAGCGCACCCGGTGCGTCTACTTTCAGGACGCCTCCACCCCGTGCAACAAGCGCGAGCCCGGCTCCGGCTGCTCCGCGATCGGCGGCTACGGCCGCTACAACGCCGTACTCGGCGCGAGCCCCGACTGTGTCACGACGCACCCCTCCGACCTGGCCGTCGCCCTGGCCGCAGTGGACGCGCGCGTCGTGGTCCTCGGCACGGACGGTGAGCGACGTCTGCCGATGTCCGAGCTGCACCGGCTCCCGGGTGATGAGCCGCAGCGCGACACCACGCTGGCGCACGGCGAGCTGATCACCGCGGTCGAGCTCCCGGCCGATCCGGTGGTGCAGGTCTCCGGCTACCACAAGGCACGCGACCGCGCGTCGTTCGCGTTCGCGCTCGTGTCGGTCGCCGCCTGTCTCGACCTGGACGGTGACACCGTGCGCGACGTGCGCATCGCCTGGGGCGGTGTCGCCCACAAGCCGTGGCGGGCGACCCGCGCCGAGGAGGCGCTGCGCGGGACGCGGTTCAGCGAGGACGCGGCACGCGACGCAGCGACGCTCGAGCTCGAGGCCGCCGAGACCGACGAGGAGACGGCCTACAAGGTGCCGATGGTCCGCAACGCCACGGCACTGGTGCTCGGCCGGTTGGCCCGCGCGACCACGGAGGGGGCAGCCTGA
- the ccrA gene encoding crotonyl-CoA carboxylase/reductase: MQQILDAIMAGDTAPEDFANLALPESYRAATVHKDEVDMFEGVASRDKDPRKSLHVEDVALPELGPGEAYVAVMASAINYNTVWTSIFEPVSTFGFLERYGRLSPLTKRHDLPYHVVGSDLSGVVLRTGPGVTKWKPGQEVVAHCLSVELEDSDGHNDTMLDPQQRIWGFETNFGGLAHVALVKANQLMPKPDHLTWEEAASPGLVNCTAYRQLVSANGGNMKQGDNVLIWGASGGLGGFATQYALNGGATPICVVSSDEKADICRSMGAELIINRNAEGYKFWNDEGTQQDPREWKRFGSKIRELTGGEDIDIVFEHPGRETFGASVYVTRKGGTITTCASTSGYMHEYDNRYLWMNLKRIISSHFANYRESWEANRLVMQGKIHPTLSRTYRLDDVGQAALDVHKNAHQGKVGVLCLAPEEGLGVRDHEKRAKHETEINRFRGV, from the coding sequence GTGCAGCAGATCCTCGACGCGATCATGGCGGGCGACACCGCCCCCGAGGACTTCGCCAACCTGGCCCTGCCCGAGTCCTACCGCGCCGCCACGGTGCACAAGGACGAGGTCGACATGTTCGAGGGCGTCGCGAGCCGCGACAAGGACCCGCGCAAGTCCCTGCACGTGGAGGACGTCGCGCTCCCCGAGCTCGGGCCCGGCGAGGCCTACGTCGCGGTGATGGCCTCGGCGATCAACTACAACACCGTGTGGACCTCGATCTTCGAGCCGGTCTCGACCTTCGGCTTCCTCGAGCGCTACGGCCGGCTCTCGCCGCTCACCAAGCGCCACGACCTGCCCTACCACGTGGTCGGCTCCGACCTGTCGGGCGTCGTCCTGCGCACCGGCCCCGGCGTGACCAAGTGGAAGCCGGGCCAGGAGGTCGTGGCGCACTGCCTGTCGGTCGAGCTCGAGGACTCCGACGGCCACAACGACACGATGCTCGACCCGCAGCAGCGGATCTGGGGCTTCGAGACCAACTTCGGCGGACTGGCGCACGTCGCGCTGGTCAAGGCCAACCAGCTCATGCCCAAGCCCGACCACCTCACCTGGGAGGAGGCCGCCTCCCCCGGCCTGGTCAACTGCACGGCGTACCGCCAGCTCGTCTCCGCCAACGGCGGCAACATGAAGCAGGGCGACAACGTGCTCATCTGGGGCGCCTCCGGCGGCCTGGGCGGCTTCGCGACGCAGTACGCCCTCAACGGCGGCGCCACCCCGATCTGCGTGGTCTCCAGCGACGAGAAGGCCGACATCTGCCGCAGCATGGGCGCGGAGCTGATCATCAACCGCAACGCCGAGGGCTACAAGTTCTGGAACGACGAGGGCACGCAGCAGGACCCGCGCGAGTGGAAGCGGTTCGGCTCCAAGATCCGTGAGCTCACCGGCGGCGAGGACATCGACATCGTCTTCGAGCACCCGGGCCGCGAGACCTTCGGCGCGAGCGTCTACGTGACCCGCAAGGGCGGCACCATCACCACCTGCGCCTCGACCTCGGGCTACATGCACGAGTACGACAACCGCTACCTGTGGATGAACCTCAAGCGGATCATCTCCTCGCACTTCGCCAACTACCGCGAGTCGTGGGAGGCCAACCGCCTGGTCATGCAGGGCAAGATCCACCCCACCCTGTCGCGGACCTACCGCCTCGACGACGTCGGCCAGGCCGCGCTCGACGTCCACAAGAACGCCCACCAGGGCAAGGTCGGCGTGCTCTGCCTGGCCCCCGAGGAGGGCCTGGGCGTCCGCGACCACGAGAAGCGCGCCAAGCACGAGACGGAGATCAACCGCTTCCGCGGCGTGTGA
- the nucS gene encoding endonuclease NucS, translating to MRLVVARCQVDYAGRLTAHLPMATRVLMIKADGSVLVHSDGGSYKPLNWMSPPCTFAEEVDDEGVASWTVTSKTGDTLRILIEEIQHDSSHDLGIDPGLQKDGVEKHLQELLAEHPATLADGLRLVRREYPTPIGPVDLLCRDADGNRVAVEIKRRGEIDGVEQLTRYLELLNRDPLLAPVRGIFAAQLIKPQARTLAEDRGITCAVVDYDALRGLDDPTDRLF from the coding sequence GTGAGACTCGTCGTTGCCCGCTGCCAGGTCGACTACGCCGGGCGGCTGACCGCACATCTGCCCATGGCCACCCGCGTGCTGATGATCAAGGCCGACGGGTCGGTGCTCGTGCACTCCGACGGGGGTTCCTACAAGCCGCTGAACTGGATGTCACCGCCGTGCACCTTCGCCGAGGAGGTCGACGACGAGGGCGTCGCGTCGTGGACGGTCACATCCAAGACCGGCGACACGCTGCGGATCCTCATCGAGGAGATCCAGCACGACTCCTCCCACGACCTCGGCATCGACCCCGGCCTGCAGAAGGACGGCGTGGAGAAGCACCTGCAGGAGCTGCTCGCGGAGCACCCCGCGACCCTGGCCGACGGCCTGCGGCTGGTCCGGCGCGAGTACCCCACCCCGATCGGGCCGGTCGACCTGCTGTGCCGCGACGCCGACGGCAACCGGGTGGCGGTGGAGATCAAGCGGCGCGGCGAGATCGACGGCGTGGAGCAGCTGACGCGCTACCTCGAGCTGCTGAACCGCGACCCGCTGCTCGCCCCGGTGCGCGGGATCTTCGCGGCTCAGCTGATCAAGCCGCAGGCCCGGACCCTGGCCGAGGACCGCGGCATCACCTGCGCGGTGGTGGACTACGACGCGCTGCGCGGGCTCGACGACCCGACCGACAGGTTGTTCTGA
- a CDS encoding 3-hydroxyacyl-CoA dehydrogenase NAD-binding domain-containing protein, whose amino-acid sequence MTAANAQISQTLVLPYLNHAVRMYEEGYASRADIDAGMRFGCGYPVGPLATIDATGVDVVRDALAARYAETGDPLHKPADLLEKLVAEGRTGRAAGRGLYTYADGEVVDDEEAPSADSAPQLRHQISTVGVVGTGTMASGIVEVFAKAGYDVVYVGRSDEKVAGVRAGIEKSLDKAIAKGKFEESAKGDVLARLTPATSREALADVDLVVEAIAEDLAVKTELFADLDRICRAGAILATTTSSLPITACADATSRPEAVIGMHFFNPAPVMKLVEVVTTDATAADVDETVRALCKAVGKVAVSCGDRAGFIVNALLFPYLNDAVKLAEAGEHDLTTIDEAIKAEAGFPMGPFQLLDVVGNDVSLAIQKELFEEFKEPGLAPAATLEQVVAEGRLGRKTGKGFHDYS is encoded by the coding sequence ATGACCGCAGCGAACGCCCAGATCAGCCAGACGCTCGTCCTGCCCTACCTCAACCACGCCGTACGCATGTATGAGGAGGGGTACGCCTCGCGTGCCGACATCGACGCCGGGATGCGCTTCGGCTGCGGCTACCCGGTCGGGCCCCTGGCCACCATCGACGCGACCGGCGTCGACGTCGTCCGGGACGCGCTGGCCGCGCGGTACGCCGAGACCGGCGACCCGCTGCACAAGCCCGCCGACCTGCTGGAGAAGCTGGTCGCGGAGGGGCGCACGGGCCGGGCCGCCGGTCGCGGGCTCTACACGTACGCCGACGGCGAGGTCGTCGACGACGAGGAGGCCCCGTCGGCCGACAGCGCGCCGCAGCTGCGCCATCAGATCAGCACCGTGGGTGTCGTCGGCACCGGGACGATGGCCTCCGGGATCGTCGAGGTCTTCGCCAAGGCGGGGTACGACGTCGTCTACGTCGGCCGCAGCGATGAGAAGGTCGCCGGTGTGCGCGCCGGCATCGAGAAGTCGCTCGACAAGGCGATCGCGAAGGGCAAGTTCGAGGAGTCGGCGAAGGGCGACGTGCTCGCCCGGCTGACCCCGGCGACCTCCCGCGAGGCGCTCGCCGACGTCGACCTCGTGGTCGAGGCGATCGCCGAGGACCTGGCGGTCAAGACCGAGCTCTTCGCCGACCTGGACCGGATCTGCCGAGCCGGCGCGATCCTGGCCACGACCACCTCCTCGCTGCCGATCACCGCGTGCGCCGACGCCACCTCGCGCCCCGAGGCGGTCATCGGCATGCACTTCTTCAACCCCGCGCCGGTGATGAAGTTGGTCGAGGTCGTCACCACCGACGCGACCGCCGCCGACGTCGACGAGACCGTGCGCGCGCTGTGCAAGGCGGTCGGCAAGGTCGCGGTGTCGTGCGGTGACCGCGCCGGCTTCATCGTCAACGCGCTGCTGTTCCCCTACCTCAACGACGCCGTCAAGCTCGCCGAGGCCGGTGAGCACGACCTCACCACCATCGATGAGGCGATCAAGGCGGAGGCTGGGTTCCCGATGGGGCCGTTCCAGCTGCTCGACGTGGTCGGCAACGACGTGTCCCTGGCGATCCAGAAGGAGCTCTTCGAGGAGTTCAAGGAGCCGGGTCTCGCCCCGGCCGCCACGCTGGAGCAGGTCGTCGCCGAGGGCCGGCTCGGTCGCAAGACGGGCAAGGGCTTCCACGACTACAGCTGA
- a CDS encoding ferritin, translating to MPASRFVAQLNEQIGHEFAAHHQYLACAIHYDALTMPQMAAFFYGQALEERDHALMMVQYLLDTDAEIALPGAEAPQSQFADVVAPVALALEQEKRVTEQINALLRIAREEHDYASEQFMAWFIKEQVEEVATMSDLLAVVTRNRDDIEDIEEYVAREHGGDGGDPTSPRIAGA from the coding sequence GTGCCTGCCTCCCGTTTCGTCGCCCAGCTCAACGAGCAGATCGGGCACGAGTTCGCCGCCCACCACCAGTACCTCGCCTGCGCGATCCACTACGACGCGCTGACCATGCCGCAGATGGCCGCGTTCTTCTACGGCCAGGCGCTCGAAGAGCGCGACCACGCGTTGATGATGGTGCAGTACCTCCTCGACACCGACGCCGAGATCGCGTTGCCCGGTGCCGAGGCGCCCCAGTCGCAGTTCGCCGACGTGGTCGCACCCGTCGCGCTCGCCTTGGAGCAGGAGAAGCGGGTCACCGAGCAGATCAACGCACTGCTGCGGATCGCGCGCGAGGAGCACGACTACGCCTCCGAGCAGTTCATGGCGTGGTTCATCAAGGAGCAGGTCGAGGAGGTCGCGACGATGAGCGACCTGCTCGCCGTGGTGACGCGCAACCGCGACGACATCGAGGACATCGAGGAGTACGTCGCCCGCGAGCACGGCGGCGACGGGGGCGACCCCACCTCGCCGCGGATCGCCGGCGCCTGA
- a CDS encoding alpha/beta fold hydrolase: MTAADADPDNDQLHTFEHGEHGSRVVFCHGLFGQGRNWSTLGRSLAEDHRVTLVDLPHHGRSPWRERFDYVDMADEIAALCDADDPVTLVGHSMGGKAAMIAALRHPERIARLCVVDIAPVAYAGGRGEFEGFVETMRAMDLDALPDRSAADAAMAETVEDPGVRAFLLQNLRREGKGWRWQMNLQVLGDQLDDLGGWPADRLGDVTPYDAPVLWIAGADSRYVRDEHVDAMRALFPQAQRVRVKNAGHWVHSEQPAVFEQVLRRFLAA, from the coding sequence ATGACCGCCGCCGACGCCGATCCGGACAACGACCAGCTGCACACCTTCGAGCACGGCGAGCACGGCTCGCGGGTGGTGTTCTGTCACGGCCTGTTCGGCCAGGGGCGCAACTGGTCGACCCTGGGGCGGTCGCTGGCCGAGGACCACCGGGTCACGCTCGTCGACCTGCCCCACCACGGACGCTCGCCGTGGCGCGAGCGCTTCGACTACGTCGACATGGCCGACGAGATCGCCGCACTGTGCGACGCCGACGACCCGGTGACGCTGGTCGGTCACTCCATGGGCGGCAAGGCGGCGATGATCGCCGCGCTGCGCCACCCCGAGCGGATCGCCCGGCTGTGCGTGGTCGACATCGCTCCCGTCGCCTATGCCGGTGGCCGGGGGGAGTTCGAGGGCTTCGTCGAGACGATGCGCGCGATGGACCTCGACGCGCTGCCCGACCGGTCCGCGGCCGACGCGGCGATGGCGGAGACCGTCGAGGACCCGGGCGTGCGGGCGTTCCTGCTGCAGAACCTCCGCCGGGAGGGTAAGGGCTGGCGCTGGCAGATGAACCTGCAGGTCCTCGGCGACCAGCTCGACGACCTCGGCGGGTGGCCCGCCGACCGGCTGGGCGACGTCACGCCGTACGACGCTCCGGTGCTGTGGATCGCCGGGGCCGACTCCCGCTACGTGCGCGACGAGCACGTCGACGCGATGCGTGCGTTGTTCCCCCAGGCACAGCGCGTGCGGGTGAAGAACGCCGGCCACTGGGTGCACTCCGAGCAGCCGGCGGTCTTCGAGCAGGTGCTGCGGCGCTTCCTCGCCGCCTGA
- a CDS encoding ATP-binding protein — MSVPNAVPDAVTEVPVQAHDQFFRSLMEAAPDGFLIVDQSGVIKLVNGQVENLFGYERSELLGQPVEVLVPMRFHGAHARQRSGYAAKPRLRPMMGTERDLYARRKDGSEFPVEISLAPITSDAGTVISAIIRDVSERKRLQEESDRIREELIATVSHELRTPLSSIIGYTELLSDLGEGHLSTEARELLEVIERNARRELCLVDDLLTLASMTSGRMVLNAEPIDIERLATDAVRAMRPRAEAQGLSVVMEVEAAGSTTAIFGDAVRLGQVLDNLLTNAVKFTPRGGVITVALREDEAYAVVEIRDTGVGVPAEEVALIFERLYRARHAVEKHVQGAGLGLSIAKAIVDAHEGAISVESEVGHGTTVSVRLPLGPSAQNNLSVGSSSPRSAS, encoded by the coding sequence GTGTCCGTCCCCAATGCCGTCCCCGATGCCGTCACGGAGGTGCCAGTGCAGGCGCACGATCAGTTCTTCCGCAGCCTGATGGAGGCGGCGCCTGACGGCTTCCTCATCGTCGACCAGTCCGGCGTGATCAAGCTGGTGAACGGCCAGGTCGAGAACCTCTTCGGCTACGAGCGCAGCGAGCTGCTCGGGCAGCCGGTCGAGGTCCTGGTCCCGATGCGGTTCCACGGGGCGCACGCTCGGCAGCGGTCGGGCTACGCGGCGAAACCGCGCCTGCGACCGATGATGGGCACCGAGCGCGACCTGTATGCCCGGCGCAAGGACGGCTCGGAGTTCCCGGTGGAGATCAGCCTCGCGCCGATCACGAGCGACGCAGGCACGGTGATCTCGGCGATCATCCGCGACGTGAGCGAGCGCAAGCGGCTGCAGGAGGAGTCCGACCGCATCCGCGAGGAGCTGATCGCCACGGTCTCCCACGAGCTGCGCACACCGCTGTCGTCGATCATCGGCTACACCGAGCTGCTCAGCGACCTGGGGGAGGGCCACCTCAGCACTGAGGCCCGCGAGCTGCTCGAGGTGATCGAACGCAATGCGCGTCGTGAGCTCTGCCTGGTCGACGACCTGCTCACCCTGGCCTCGATGACCAGCGGCCGGATGGTGCTCAACGCCGAGCCGATCGACATCGAGCGGCTGGCGACCGACGCGGTCCGCGCGATGCGTCCACGCGCCGAGGCGCAGGGGCTCTCGGTCGTGATGGAGGTCGAGGCCGCCGGATCGACGACCGCGATCTTCGGTGACGCCGTGCGGCTGGGTCAGGTGCTCGACAACCTGCTCACCAACGCCGTGAAGTTCACCCCGCGCGGCGGCGTCATCACCGTCGCCCTGCGCGAGGACGAGGCGTACGCCGTCGTGGAGATCCGCGACACCGGCGTCGGCGTGCCCGCGGAGGAGGTCGCCCTGATCTTCGAGCGGCTCTACCGCGCTCGGCATGCGGTGGAGAAGCACGTGCAGGGCGCCGGCCTGGGACTGTCGATCGCCAAGGCGATCGTCGACGCGCACGAGGGTGCGATCAGCGTGGAGAGCGAGGTCGGGCACGGCACCACGGTCAGCGTCCGCCTCCCGCTCGGGCCGTCAGCTCAGAACAACCTGTCGGTCGGGTCGTCGAGCCCGCGCAGCGCGTCGTAG